TTGGTAAAACAGAAATGTGGTACACATTACAAGCCGATGAAGGCGCTAATTTGATAGTAGGATTTAATCAAGAGATGACACCAGAATTGTATTTAAAGCATCTGGCAGATAAAACACTCACCCAAATTTTAAATTTCGATAAAGTTAAAACAGGAGATACTTATTTTATTGAAGTAGGACGAGTACATGCAATTGGAGCAGGTGTTATGGTTGCTGAAATTCAACAGACAAGCGATATAACATACCGAGTTTATGATTGGGATAGAGTAGATGATAATGGTAATGAACGAGAATTGCATAACGATTTAGCTATTGATGCATTTGATTTTGATATGCCAGATAACTTTAGAGTTAGTTATAATAAAACCGAAAATAAATCGAATGAAATGGTGAGTTGTCCATATTTCACAACTAATTATTTAAAAGTATCAGAAACACTTAAAAAGGAAAATATACACGATTCATTTATTATTTATATGTGTGTAGATGGTCATGCTGAAATTTCAACTAACGGATTTACAGAAACTATCAATAAAGGAGAAACTATTTTACTTCCAGCAGCTATAATTAATTATGAAATTACTTCTAAAAATGCAACGCTATTAGAAGTTTATGTTTAATTTTGCGTTTAAATTAAAATAGAAATTATGGCAAATGTTAGAGATCTTAAAAAAGATATTAATTACGTTTTAGGAGACATTATTGAAGCAGTTTATATTTGGGAATATGCAAATACTGATAAAGACACTAAAGAAAGTGA
The nucleotide sequence above comes from Flavobacteriaceae bacterium HL-DH10. Encoded proteins:
- a CDS encoding mannose-6-phosphate isomerase, coding for MTNNLYPIKFTPILKDKIWGGQKLKTLLNKNSDLPNIGESWEISDVEGDTSIVSNGSLKGQSLKQLLETYKADLIGLKNYRIFKNKFPLLIKFIDAKEDLSIQLHPNDELAAKRHNSFGKTEMWYTLQADEGANLIVGFNQEMTPELYLKHLADKTLTQILNFDKVKTGDTYFIEVGRVHAIGAGVMVAEIQQTSDITYRVYDWDRVDDNGNERELHNDLAIDAFDFDMPDNFRVSYNKTENKSNEMVSCPYFTTNYLKVSETLKKENIHDSFIIYMCVDGHAEISTNGFTETINKGETILLPAAIINYEITSKNATLLEVYV